The proteins below are encoded in one region of Rana temporaria chromosome 2, aRanTem1.1, whole genome shotgun sequence:
- the LOC120928205 gene encoding collagenase 3-like, translated as MPNEGPYENRNMFQIKVYFILWGVRSIANSLPIAANQNLDDCPKSTMALRTQAATILPMDRDFILKKSNKKDVARCGVPDVAGYKIIQTNLKWSSTIISYQIFNYTPDLPPAEVDKAIQKAFRVWSEVTPLQFIRLQNGTADIKIVFGVREHGDFFPFDGPSGVLAHAFPPGDHIGGDIHFDEEETWTVNVSDYNLFSVAVHEIGHSLGLDHSGNPRALMFPFYTHFSSEVFTLPTDDILGIQELYGSKPSRIINPTICSQELPMDATARWEESVITFKDRKVRYHHPNAPVSKSFSTNSLWKNVPNTIDAAYNSPGKETLYLFSGRKFWAVNGSTLLNEGPREIDEFGIPKYVQKIDAAFHDTKKGRTFLFAGDLCWRYVGSNHTKQ; from the exons ATGCCAAACGAGGGTCCTTATGAAAATAGGAACATGTTCCAAATCAAAGTCTACTTCATACTTTGGGGTGTAAGAAGCATCGCTAATAGCTTGCCGATTGCAGCCAACCAAAATCTGGATGACTGTCCGAAGTCTACAATG GCACTTAGAACACAAGCTGCCACTATCTTACCCATGGACCGGGATTTTATCTTAAAGAAATCTAACAAGAAGGATGTGGCAAGATGTGGAGTTCCTGATGTTGCAGGCTATAAAATAATTCAAACAAATTTAAAGTGGTCCTCCACAATCATAAGTTACca GATTTTTAATTACACTCCAGATTTACCTCCAGCTGAAGTAGATAAAGCTATACAAAAAGCCTTCAGAGTGTGGAGTGAGGTGACTCCGCTTCAATTCATCCGGCTTCAGAACGGAACGGCAGACATTAAGATAGTCTTTGGTGTGAGAG AACATGGAGATTTCTTTCCTTTTGATGGCCCTTCAGGTGTGCTAGCTCACGCCTTTCCTCCTGGTGACCACATTGGTGGAGACATCCATTTTGATGAGGAGGAGACATGGACTGTAAATGTTTCTG ACTACAATTTGTTTTCTGTGGCTGTACATGAGATTGGTCACTCATTGGGATTGGATCACTCTGGAAATCCTCGGGCTCTTATGTTTCCCTTCTACACACACTTTAGTTCAGAGGTCTTTACCCTTCCGACTGATGACATCCTGGGAATACAGGAACTGTATG GCTCCAAACCATCAAGGATTATAAACCCAACAATCTGTAGTCAGGAGCTTCCTATGGATGCCACAGCTCGCTGGGAAGAAAGTGTGATTACCTTTAAAGACAG AAAAGTAAGGTATCATCACCCAAATGCTCCTGTATCTAAATCATTCTCAACTAATTCACTTTGGAAAAATGTTCCAAATACCATAGATGCAGCTTATAACTCTCCAGGAAAGGAAACTCTTTATTTATTCAGTG GAAGGAAGTTCTGGGCTGTCAATGGATCTACCTTGTTGAATGAAGGACCCAGAGAGATTGATGAATTTGGCATCCCAAAATATGTGCAGAAAATAGATGCTGCTTTTCATGATACAAAGAAAGGAAGAACATTTCTATTTGCTGGAGATCTATGCTGGAGGTATGTTGGCAGTAATC ACACAAAGCAGTGA